A single genomic interval of Arthrobacter sp. NicSoilB8 harbors:
- a CDS encoding lytic transglycosylase domain-containing protein codes for MTTSRSPQHHPRPSLPLIAATTAALPAVVLSSLAIAQPAAAESRARAIPATLAAAMRAQATADVATSLKAAVIPAASVPATLPAALRPAKPAVPAEYTIARGDTISAVAGRYGLDTYAVLKLNKLQANTIIYPGQKIKLTGSATTPAAPAAPASSASVTTASVNSAGGGSRVYVVKAGDTLGAIAARHGVGLSEVFKWNGLNMGSIIYPGQKVKVGGGSSAPAPSAPAATTTAPATPSTSAASGSYTIKAGDTLSGIAARNGVRLSDILSANRLTMSSIIYPGQKLAIPGASTIAPASSNPAATTPLVPSTFLGFSYPAAVVSSANQNKALLNASPVPTREQMKSIVADTARRMGLDSSLALAFALQESGFDQRAVSPANAIGTMQVIPSSGEWASDLVGRKLNLLDPYDNATAGVAIIRQLVGTSPDLDSAIAGYYQGQYSVSQNGMFEDTKAYVASIKANRQLFR; via the coding sequence ATGACAACCTCACGTTCGCCACAGCATCACCCGAGGCCCAGCCTGCCGCTGATCGCGGCGACGACGGCGGCGCTTCCCGCCGTCGTGCTTTCCTCCCTGGCGATCGCCCAGCCTGCCGCGGCCGAATCGCGTGCGCGCGCTATCCCGGCAACCCTCGCGGCGGCCATGCGGGCCCAGGCCACTGCGGACGTGGCAACGTCCCTGAAGGCTGCAGTGATCCCCGCGGCGTCCGTGCCGGCAACCCTGCCCGCGGCGTTGCGTCCGGCGAAGCCGGCCGTTCCCGCCGAATACACGATCGCCCGCGGCGACACCATCAGCGCCGTGGCCGGCCGGTACGGCCTGGACACCTACGCCGTGCTCAAGCTGAACAAGCTGCAGGCGAACACCATCATCTACCCGGGGCAGAAGATCAAGCTCACAGGCTCGGCGACGACGCCGGCGGCTCCGGCCGCACCGGCGAGTTCCGCTTCTGTCACGACCGCTTCTGTTAATTCCGCCGGTGGCGGAAGCCGCGTCTACGTCGTGAAGGCAGGCGACACCCTGGGCGCCATCGCGGCCCGCCACGGCGTCGGGCTTTCCGAGGTCTTCAAGTGGAACGGGCTCAATATGGGCTCCATCATCTACCCCGGCCAGAAGGTCAAGGTCGGCGGCGGCTCCAGCGCTCCGGCTCCGTCCGCTCCCGCGGCGACCACGACGGCACCCGCAACGCCGTCGACGTCGGCCGCATCCGGTTCCTACACCATCAAGGCCGGCGACACCCTCTCCGGCATCGCGGCACGCAACGGCGTCCGGCTCTCGGACATTCTGTCCGCCAACCGGCTGACGATGTCCAGCATCATCTACCCGGGGCAGAAGCTCGCCATCCCCGGCGCATCGACGATCGCACCCGCGTCAAGCAATCCTGCTGCGACCACGCCGCTTGTGCCCAGCACGTTCCTCGGGTTCAGCTACCCGGCAGCCGTGGTCAGCTCGGCCAACCAGAACAAGGCCCTGCTCAACGCTTCTCCGGTCCCCACCCGCGAGCAGATGAAGTCCATTGTGGCGGACACGGCACGGCGCATGGGCTTGGACTCCAGCCTGGCCCTGGCCTTCGCGCTCCAGGAATCCGGCTTCGACCAGCGGGCGGTGTCCCCGGCCAATGCCATCGGCACCATGCAGGTCATCCCGTCCTCCGGCGAGTGGGCCTCGGACCTCGTGGGCCGCAAGCTGAACCTGCTGGATCCGTATGACAACGCCACGGCAGGCGTCGCGATCATCCGCCAGCTGGTCGGCACGAGCCCCGACCTGGACAGCGCCATTGCCGGCTATTACCAGGGCCAGTACTCGGTCAGCCAGAACGGCATGTTTGAGGACACCAAGGCGTACGTGGCCTCCATCAAGGCCAACCGGCAGCTGTTCCGCTAA
- a CDS encoding Rv2175c family DNA-binding protein — translation MSNVESLVGEWLPLPDVAQLLNVSITKVHALLDERALAALRIGDRRIRSIPAAFIQDGHAVESLKGTIIVLSDAGYSDEELITWLFTPDESLRGRPIDALREGRKTEIRRRAQSLAW, via the coding sequence GTGAGTAATGTAGAAAGCCTCGTGGGCGAATGGCTGCCCCTGCCCGATGTCGCACAGCTTCTGAACGTATCTATTACCAAGGTCCATGCACTTCTGGACGAGCGTGCACTGGCGGCCCTGAGAATCGGTGACCGGCGCATCCGGTCCATACCGGCGGCTTTCATCCAGGACGGCCACGCAGTGGAGAGCCTGAAGGGCACCATCATTGTCCTTTCCGACGCCGGATACTCGGACGAGGAACTGATTACCTGGCTCTTCACCCCGGACGAGTCCCTCCGCGGCCGGCCGATCGACGCCCTGCGGGAAGGGCGCAAGACCGAAATCCGCCGCAGGGCACAGTCCCTGGCCTGGTAG
- a CDS encoding polyprenyl synthetase family protein, translating to MTLAEQLRLEQAAFVAAVAGKLTDFLTTRQAVMSSISQDIDPLMGSISNLVTGGKRLRALMCYWGWRGAGGEAGAAEVVTAGSALELFQAAALIHDDIIDRSDTRRGGPSVHRRFSELHETQGWALDSERFGHAAAILTGDLCLSFSEESFTEIGHRAASGSPARLIFNLMRAEVMAGQYLDILEEVAGPRRDRAGAVSRAQSIIRFKSAKYSTEHPLALGGALAGAGDELLRGYSAFALPLGEAFQLRDDVLGVFGDPVTTGKPAGDDLREGKRTVLVAFALDQAAPAESEFIDAKLGSPDLSDADIEEIRRIIVDCGALQATEVLIDEFGKAAFAALDLLPLEELPKTALRKLAEATVSRAA from the coding sequence GTGACTCTCGCCGAACAGCTGCGGCTCGAGCAGGCAGCCTTCGTGGCCGCCGTCGCCGGCAAGCTCACAGATTTCCTGACCACGCGCCAGGCTGTCATGTCCTCAATCTCACAGGACATCGATCCGCTCATGGGCTCGATCTCGAACCTGGTCACGGGTGGAAAGCGCCTCCGGGCCCTCATGTGCTACTGGGGCTGGCGCGGCGCCGGCGGTGAGGCCGGAGCGGCCGAGGTGGTGACTGCCGGCTCGGCCCTCGAGCTGTTCCAGGCCGCGGCCCTGATCCACGATGACATCATTGACCGCTCGGATACCCGCCGGGGCGGCCCCAGCGTCCACCGCCGCTTCAGCGAACTGCACGAGACGCAGGGCTGGGCGCTGGACAGCGAACGGTTCGGCCACGCGGCCGCCATCCTGACCGGGGACCTCTGCTTGTCCTTCAGCGAGGAATCCTTCACGGAAATCGGCCACCGTGCGGCCTCCGGCAGCCCGGCACGGCTGATCTTCAACCTCATGCGAGCCGAGGTGATGGCCGGGCAGTACCTGGATATCCTGGAGGAAGTTGCCGGGCCCCGGCGGGACCGGGCAGGCGCGGTCAGCCGGGCCCAATCCATTATCAGGTTCAAATCGGCCAAGTACTCCACGGAGCATCCGCTCGCGCTCGGCGGCGCCCTGGCCGGCGCCGGCGACGAGCTGCTGCGCGGCTATTCCGCCTTCGCACTGCCGCTGGGTGAGGCGTTCCAGCTGCGGGACGACGTCCTTGGCGTCTTCGGCGACCCCGTCACTACCGGAAAACCTGCCGGGGACGATCTGCGCGAGGGCAAGCGCACGGTTCTGGTGGCATTTGCCCTGGATCAGGCCGCGCCGGCCGAATCGGAGTTCATCGACGCCAAGCTGGGCAGCCCCGATCTCAGCGATGCGGACATTGAGGAGATCCGGCGGATCATCGTGGACTGCGGCGCGCTGCAGGCCACTGAGGTCCTGATAGATGAGTTCGGGAAGGCGGCCTTCGCCGCCCTGGACCTCCTGCCGCTGGAGGAGCTGCCCAAGACGGCGCTCCGCAAGCTGGCAGAGGCAACTGTCAGCCGCGCCGCCTGA